A genomic segment from Bacteroidota bacterium encodes:
- a CDS encoding DUF1738 domain-containing protein — protein sequence MTTEQKQRKDVYQIVTEHVISFLEQGIVPWRVSWVNNGIPRNVVTRKPYRGANIPLLSVYGFNRNLFVSEQQLNNLGGTVKKDARYVLSTYWEWKDATDGSGEKRSVLRYEKVYNLSQCEGITVSGIDDVVIPQNPLLECKNIVKGMPDAPRIEYTGSAAEYVEEDDLIIMPPSTEYTTPELFYYDLFRMLIHSTGHALRIDRKELAEREPVFSREALIADIGAHYLCFHAGVTGLLALPNTGHLFGWMEWFTDDARLFVFAANQAQKAMDYILNTSKVPDTNDTAQQDSPNQNAN from the coding sequence ATGACAACAGAACAAAAACAACGCAAGGACGTGTATCAGATTGTTACCGAGCACGTCATCTCATTTTTGGAACAAGGTATTGTTCCCTGGCGGGTATCATGGGTGAATAATGGTATTCCCCGCAATGTGGTTACCAGAAAACCGTATCGGGGTGCTAACATTCCCCTACTATCAGTCTATGGCTTTAACCGTAACTTGTTTGTATCGGAGCAGCAGCTCAACAATTTAGGTGGAACAGTAAAAAAAGACGCACGGTATGTCCTTTCTACCTATTGGGAATGGAAGGATGCGACTGACGGTAGTGGAGAGAAGCGATCCGTATTACGGTATGAGAAGGTGTACAACCTTTCCCAGTGTGAAGGTATTACTGTATCGGGTATTGATGATGTGGTAATTCCGCAAAATCCATTACTTGAATGCAAGAATATAGTAAAAGGTATGCCGGATGCTCCTCGGATTGAGTATACAGGCAGTGCGGCTGAGTATGTCGAAGAGGATGATTTGATTATCATGCCGCCGTCTACTGAGTACACCACACCGGAACTTTTTTACTATGACTTGTTTCGGATGCTTATTCATTCTACGGGGCATGCCCTTCGAATTGACCGCAAGGAGCTTGCAGAGCGTGAACCAGTGTTTTCCCGTGAGGCATTGATAGCTGACATCGGTGCGCATTACCTGTGCTTTCACGCGGGAGTAACGGGATTATTGGCTTTGCCTAATACAGGGCATCTATTCGGATGGATGGAATGGTTTACGGATGATGCTCGGTTGTTTGTGTTTGCAGCTAATCAAGCGCAGAAGGCGATGGATTATATTCTGAATACAAGCAAAGTTCCCGATACAAATGATACGGCACAACAAGATAGTCCAAATCAAAACGCCAACTGA